One stretch of Streptomyces sp. NBC_00443 DNA includes these proteins:
- a CDS encoding type I polyketide synthase yields MGTRNPEEATASGAGLPAAARHVLNRGLELVREFLADRRLAAARLVVVTRGAVSALAGEDVPELAHAGLWGLLRVAQSENPDRVVLVDADPASRTEMDFRQVADAVHSGQAQIAIRDGRLLTPRLARPTAEAGESAEPGWDRGTVLVTGATGTLGALVARHLVAQHGARRLLLLSRRGAHAPGADALRARLEELGAVVDFAACDVADRAELAAVLERVPQDAPLCAVVHTAGVLDDTVIGDLTAERLHAVVRPKIDAAWNLHELTRELPLSAFVLYSSIAGLIGNAGQANYAAGNTFLDALAAHRRASGLPGTSVAWGLWQESSTISGGLSEADLRRLARLGLRPLPSDTAMDLFDAAVVGPEAVTAAVHLDTQVLRRQGERAHPLLRHLAPAPPRRTTGANDQAADSAVGLIRQLAALGPDERAAALADLVRVQAADVLGHTGQDAVHSERSFQELGFDSLTAVELRNKLNAATGLRLPSTLVFDYPTPAALAGHLADEITAGEESATPAGPVLADLARARTAIEALAAGDEATRTQVASSLRELLRLAEGALTAVADGAGDPADESDLDSATDEELFALFDELD; encoded by the coding sequence GTGGGCACCCGAAACCCCGAGGAAGCCACCGCCTCCGGTGCGGGCCTGCCCGCGGCCGCCCGCCACGTCCTGAACCGGGGGCTGGAACTGGTGCGGGAGTTCTTGGCCGACCGGCGGCTGGCCGCGGCCAGGCTGGTCGTGGTGACCCGGGGCGCCGTGTCGGCCCTGGCCGGCGAGGACGTGCCGGAGCTCGCCCACGCGGGACTGTGGGGACTGCTGCGCGTCGCACAGAGCGAGAACCCCGACCGCGTCGTCCTGGTCGACGCCGACCCGGCGTCCCGGACCGAGATGGATTTCCGGCAGGTCGCCGACGCCGTGCACAGCGGCCAGGCCCAGATCGCGATCCGGGACGGACGGCTGCTGACGCCGCGCCTGGCCCGCCCCACGGCCGAAGCCGGGGAGAGCGCCGAACCTGGCTGGGACCGGGGCACCGTGCTGGTGACAGGCGCGACCGGCACGCTGGGCGCCCTGGTCGCCCGGCACCTGGTGGCCCAGCACGGAGCACGGCGCCTGTTGCTGCTCAGCCGACGCGGTGCCCACGCCCCGGGCGCCGACGCGCTGCGCGCGCGACTGGAGGAGCTGGGCGCCGTGGTCGACTTCGCGGCCTGCGATGTCGCCGACCGTGCCGAGCTGGCCGCCGTCCTGGAACGTGTGCCGCAGGACGCCCCGCTGTGCGCGGTGGTGCACACCGCGGGCGTCCTGGACGACACCGTCATCGGGGACCTGACCGCGGAACGGCTGCATGCGGTGGTGCGGCCGAAGATCGACGCGGCCTGGAACCTGCACGAGTTGACGCGCGAGCTGCCCCTGTCGGCGTTCGTGCTGTACTCCTCCATCGCCGGGCTCATCGGCAATGCCGGCCAGGCCAACTACGCGGCGGGCAATACCTTCCTGGACGCCTTGGCGGCCCACCGCCGCGCGTCCGGGCTGCCCGGCACATCGGTGGCGTGGGGACTGTGGCAGGAGTCGAGCACGATCAGCGGCGGCCTGTCGGAGGCGGACCTGCGACGGCTGGCCCGGCTCGGGCTGCGGCCGCTGCCCTCGGACACGGCGATGGACCTGTTCGACGCGGCCGTCGTCGGGCCTGAGGCGGTGACGGCGGCGGTGCACCTGGACACCCAGGTGCTGCGTCGTCAGGGCGAGCGGGCGCATCCACTGCTGCGCCACCTGGCACCCGCCCCGCCCCGCCGCACGACCGGCGCGAACGACCAGGCGGCCGACAGCGCGGTCGGCCTGATACGGCAGCTCGCCGCACTCGGACCGGACGAGCGCGCGGCGGCCCTCGCCGACCTGGTACGCGTCCAGGCCGCCGACGTGCTCGGCCACACCGGGCAGGACGCGGTGCACTCCGAGCGCTCGTTCCAGGAGCTGGGCTTCGACTCGCTGACCGCGGTGGAGCTGCGCAACAAGCTCAACGCCGCGACCGGTCTACGGCTGCCCTCAACGCTCGTCTTCGACTACCCCACGCCGGCCGCCCTGGCCGGACATCTCGCCGACGAGATCACCGCGGGCGAGGAGTCCGCCACGCCGGCCGGCCCCGTCCTCGCCGACCTGGCACGCGCCAGGACGGCCATCGAGGCCCTCGCCGCCGGTGACGAGGCCACCCGGACCCAGGTGGCATCCAGCCTGCGTGAACTGCTGCGCCTGGCCGAAGGAGCGCTCACGGCCGTGGCGGACGGCGCCGGCGATCCGGCCGACGAGTCGGACCTGGACTCGGCGACCGACGAGGAACTCTTCGCCCTTTTCGACGAACTCGACTGA
- a CDS encoding acyltransferase domain-containing protein, whose product MVQAMRHGVLPKSLHCEEPTPVVDWEAGAVELLAEARPWPETGRPRRAAVSSFGFGGTNAHVIIEAPTGDEPAETDSPSPTAAPQLTVPPATPLVLSGKSPKALRAQAHNLLTHLESTPETGLLDTAYTLATRRAVLDHGAALVAHDRAELLTGLRALSSDTASPYVARGGRVSGRTAFLFSGQGSQRIGMGMELYAAHPVFAEAFDAVAAELDGRLSQPLAQIVRTGEGLDDTAFTQAALFAVEVALYRLLESWGIRPDFLLGHSVGEVVAAHVSGVLGLADACVLVAERGRLMQSARSGGAMAAIEAGELEVAASLEGVDAGLGVVVVAAVNGPLATVVSGDAGAVEEAVRVWREKGVRTRRLVVSHAFHSPHMEGVLGEFREVAAGMAFGVPRIPVVSNVTGVVAGAEDLASPDYWARHIREAVRFHDGVRCLREQGVTRFVELGPDGTLTALTQQALDDDHGAAILPTLRRDRPETETLARAVGTLHISGAPVDWQAYFAGTAARPVTLPTYAFQRARYWLRADHGASGVTGPGDTGHPLLGHRTAVAHTGDLLFTARIMPDTHDWTADHAVLDSPVLPPAALVEALTRVADHGDAGTLHRLTVRKPLVLADDGTADLQIVLHTDDGSGRRPFSVHLRSDDAPSPWTLHADGELASGDLLPEAARHGADHGEVRLPDDLLPDAARYGLHPALVEEAVRDLLGPAPAGSTRIAGEWHGVRVHATGATALRVLAEPGEGDEVSLRLLDSAGQPVLTVDRLTFRDVPDDEFAPTGGRALPLYALAWQPLDPPAPAALSGGWAVIGPQDPFGVADLDAVRFPDVPALAAAVRDGAPIHQLLVEFDGGASTARPAGQALTLLQQWLAEPTLDDTRLVVRTRGAVAVAAEGVADPDAAAVWGLLRSAQAEAPERIVLLDTDTDTDTDTDAAPLPAGALSHLLASGEPQAALRAGTLYAPRLRPVAEDATPDAGRVGAPDKEPHGTVLVTGGAGRLADVFARRLAAEHGVRHLLMLDDRAEGTWPAPELLRDLDASGAEVTAVSCDLADRAALRAALTAIPEHRPLTMVVHIADPSDEIALTDLTVQRLDTVLRYTADTARHLHELTRELDLSAFVLCSSSASTIGVPAQAVDAAAAAYLDGLARHRTALGLPATSLALGPWAPQDAAGDTAPAENDSVRLLLRGLTVPDATSACDAALRTGLSALLAARLDGTALRAHAHLPAVLSDLVGATGRARSAGSATDASALRLEGLTEQERYQAVLDLVRAESAAVLGHADAGAVAPDRAFQELGFDSMTAVELRNRLISRTGIALSATLAFDHPSPAALTEHVLAQLLPEHQAAPHSPVDAELRQLEALLVQAPEDATERRDIVVRLQTLLSRLTEAHDEEPSADLTGRIEAASAEEIFALIDDQLGGSAD is encoded by the coding sequence ATGGTCCAGGCGATGCGCCACGGCGTCCTGCCGAAGTCCCTGCACTGCGAGGAGCCGACCCCGGTCGTCGACTGGGAGGCGGGCGCGGTGGAGCTGCTGGCCGAGGCCCGGCCCTGGCCCGAGACCGGACGCCCCCGCCGCGCCGCCGTGTCCTCCTTCGGCTTCGGCGGCACCAACGCCCACGTCATCATCGAAGCGCCGACAGGCGACGAACCGGCCGAAACCGACAGCCCGTCCCCGACGGCAGCCCCACAGCTCACAGTCCCGCCGGCCACACCGCTGGTCCTGTCCGGCAAGAGTCCCAAGGCCCTGCGGGCGCAAGCACACAACCTGCTCACTCATCTGGAGAGCACACCCGAGACCGGTCTGCTGGACACCGCCTACACCCTGGCGACCCGCCGCGCGGTCCTGGACCACGGCGCCGCCCTCGTCGCCCACGACCGGGCGGAGCTGCTGACCGGGCTGCGCGCCTTGTCGTCCGACACAGCGTCGCCGTACGTCGCCCGCGGTGGACGCGTCTCGGGCAGGACCGCATTCCTGTTCTCCGGGCAGGGGTCCCAGCGCATCGGCATGGGCATGGAGTTGTACGCGGCGCACCCCGTCTTCGCCGAGGCGTTCGACGCGGTCGCGGCGGAGCTGGACGGCCGCCTGTCACAGCCGTTGGCGCAGATCGTGCGCACGGGTGAAGGGCTGGACGACACCGCCTTCACACAGGCCGCACTGTTCGCCGTCGAGGTCGCCCTGTACCGCCTGCTGGAGTCCTGGGGCATCCGCCCTGACTTCCTGTTGGGTCATTCGGTGGGTGAGGTGGTGGCGGCGCATGTGTCGGGGGTGTTGGGTCTGGCGGATGCGTGTGTGTTGGTGGCTGAGCGGGGTCGGTTGATGCAGTCGGCTCGTTCCGGTGGTGCGATGGCGGCGATCGAGGCGGGGGAGTTGGAGGTTGCGGCGTCGTTGGAGGGGGTGGATGCCGGTCTTGGTGTGGTGGTGGTTGCTGCGGTGAATGGTCCGTTGGCGACGGTGGTGTCGGGTGATGCCGGTGCGGTGGAGGAGGCCGTGCGGGTGTGGCGGGAGAAGGGAGTGCGGACGCGGCGGTTGGTGGTGTCGCATGCGTTTCATTCGCCGCACATGGAGGGGGTGTTGGGGGAGTTCCGGGAGGTGGCTGCGGGAATGGCGTTCGGTGTGCCGCGTATCCCGGTGGTGTCGAACGTGACGGGTGTGGTGGCGGGGGCCGAGGATCTGGCTTCGCCGGATTACTGGGCGCGTCATATCCGTGAGGCGGTGCGGTTCCATGATGGTGTGCGGTGTCTGCGGGAGCAGGGTGTGACCCGTTTCGTCGAGTTGGGTCCGGACGGCACCCTTACCGCACTGACCCAGCAAGCCCTCGACGACGACCACGGCGCCGCGATCCTGCCCACCCTGCGCCGCGACCGGCCGGAGACCGAGACCCTGGCCAGGGCCGTCGGCACGCTGCACATCTCGGGGGCGCCGGTCGACTGGCAGGCGTACTTCGCCGGAACGGCGGCCCGCCCCGTCACACTGCCGACGTACGCCTTCCAACGCGCGCGGTACTGGCTGCGCGCCGACCACGGCGCCTCCGGAGTGACAGGACCGGGCGACACGGGCCACCCGCTGCTCGGCCACCGGACGGCCGTGGCCCACACCGGCGACCTGCTCTTCACCGCCCGCATCATGCCCGACACCCACGACTGGACCGCCGACCACGCGGTCCTCGATTCCCCGGTGCTGCCTCCCGCCGCCCTGGTGGAGGCGCTGACCCGGGTGGCCGATCACGGCGACGCGGGCACCCTGCACCGTCTCACCGTGCGCAAGCCCCTGGTCCTCGCCGACGACGGAACGGCGGACCTGCAGATCGTCCTCCACACCGACGACGGTTCGGGCCGGCGCCCCTTCTCGGTCCACCTCCGCTCCGACGACGCACCGTCCCCGTGGACCTTGCACGCCGACGGCGAGCTGGCATCAGGCGACCTGCTGCCCGAGGCCGCCCGGCACGGCGCCGACCACGGCGAGGTCCGGCTGCCGGACGACCTGCTGCCCGACGCCGCCCGCTACGGACTTCACCCGGCACTGGTCGAAGAGGCCGTGCGTGACCTCCTCGGCCCGGCCCCCGCGGGCAGCACCCGGATCGCCGGCGAATGGCACGGCGTGCGCGTGCATGCCACGGGTGCCACCGCGCTGCGCGTCCTGGCCGAACCCGGCGAGGGGGACGAGGTCTCCCTGCGTCTGCTCGACAGTGCCGGCCAACCGGTGCTCACGGTCGACCGGCTCACCTTCCGCGACGTGCCCGACGACGAGTTCGCGCCGACCGGTGGCCGGGCCCTGCCGCTGTACGCCCTGGCCTGGCAGCCGCTCGACCCTCCGGCGCCCGCCGCCCTCTCCGGCGGCTGGGCGGTGATCGGCCCGCAGGACCCGTTCGGCGTGGCAGACCTCGACGCGGTCAGGTTCCCGGACGTGCCCGCGCTCGCCGCCGCCGTGCGGGACGGGGCACCGATCCACCAGCTCCTCGTCGAGTTCGACGGTGGGGCCTCCACTGCACGTCCTGCCGGGCAGGCGCTGACCCTCCTCCAGCAGTGGCTCGCCGAACCGACGCTGGACGACACCCGCCTGGTCGTTCGCACCCGGGGCGCCGTCGCCGTCGCGGCGGAAGGGGTCGCCGACCCGGACGCGGCCGCCGTCTGGGGACTGCTGAGGTCCGCTCAGGCGGAGGCTCCCGAGCGGATCGTGCTGCTCGACACCGACACCGACACCGACACCGACACCGATGCCGCTCCGCTGCCGGCCGGCGCCCTGTCCCACCTGCTGGCCTCCGGCGAACCCCAGGCCGCGCTACGCGCCGGCACCCTGTACGCGCCCCGGCTGCGGCCCGTCGCAGAGGACGCCACCCCGGACGCCGGGAGGGTCGGCGCACCCGACAAGGAGCCACACGGCACCGTGCTCGTGACCGGCGGTGCCGGACGTCTCGCCGACGTGTTCGCCCGCCGCCTGGCCGCCGAACACGGCGTGCGGCACCTCCTGATGCTGGACGACCGGGCCGAGGGCACGTGGCCCGCGCCCGAACTGCTGCGGGATCTGGACGCGTCGGGAGCCGAGGTTACGGCCGTTTCCTGCGACCTCGCCGACCGTGCGGCCCTGCGGGCGGCATTGACCGCGATACCCGAGCACCGTCCGTTGACCATGGTCGTGCACATCGCCGACCCGTCCGACGAAATCGCGCTGACCGATCTGACCGTCCAACGCCTGGACACGGTGCTGCGATACACGGCGGACACGGCCAGGCATCTGCACGAACTCACCCGCGAACTCGACCTCTCCGCCTTCGTGCTGTGCTCCTCCAGCGCGAGCACGATCGGCGTGCCCGCCCAGGCCGTCGACGCCGCGGCCGCCGCGTACCTCGACGGCCTCGCACGCCACCGCACGGCACTAGGCCTCCCCGCCACGTCCCTGGCCCTCGGGCCGTGGGCGCCGCAGGACGCCGCCGGTGACACGGCGCCCGCCGAAAACGACTCCGTACGCCTCCTGCTGCGCGGGCTGACGGTCCCGGACGCGACCAGCGCCTGCGACGCGGCGCTGCGCACCGGGCTGTCGGCGCTGCTGGCCGCGCGGCTGGACGGCACGGCGCTGCGTGCCCACGCCCACCTGCCTGCTGTACTGAGCGACCTGGTCGGGGCCACGGGCCGGGCCCGCTCGGCGGGCTCCGCCACCGACGCGTCGGCACTGCGCCTGGAGGGCCTCACCGAGCAGGAGCGGTACCAGGCCGTGCTCGACTTGGTCCGGGCCGAATCGGCCGCGGTGCTGGGCCACGCGGATGCCGGTGCCGTCGCCCCCGACCGGGCTTTTCAGGAACTCGGCTTCGACTCCATGACCGCTGTCGAACTGCGCAACCGCCTTATCTCGCGGACCGGCATCGCGCTGTCGGCCACGCTCGCCTTCGACCACCCCTCACCCGCGGCGCTCACCGAGCACGTTCTGGCGCAGCTCCTCCCGGAGCACCAGGCCGCACCCCACTCACCCGTGGATGCCGAACTGCGGCAGCTGGAAGCGCTGTTGGTGCAGGCACCCGAGGACGCGACGGAGCGCCGCGACATCGTCGTACGGCTCCAGACGCTTCTGTCCCGGTTGACCGAGGCCCACGACGAGGAGCCGTCCGCGGACCTGACGGGCCGTATCGAGGCGGCCTCGGCCGAGGAGATCTTCGCCCTCATCGACGACCAACTGGGCGGATCCGCCGACTGA